From a single Labrenzia sp. PHM005 genomic region:
- a CDS encoding Tm-1-like ATP-binding domain-containing protein: MGKTIAILATLDTKGAECGCLKGEIERLGASVLLLDMGVVGDSEIEADISNSEIAEKGGTPLTRLRQDPSRDRAAEVMIKGASHIVLDLISNGKIDGLISLGGTQGTNNCCQVMQALPYGFPKVMLSTMASGDTSGYVGIKDITMMFSVSDILGLNPFFRRMLSNAAGAVVGMADADEAIAFDSSKPVIGITNLGVLTKGTMLAMELFAERGFETIVFHAVGPGGRAMEQLMRDGFISAVFDYALGDITDALFGGIRAADKNRLTVAGELGLPQVVVPGGVDHIGIVLDEPHSVPEAYKDRLHSYHNPVILVPRTTGPELVQIMEEIRDRLGTAKSNTVFMLPKKGISSYSVPGGVLFDAESDAIFHDAVRELLPKHIPLIEVEAAAEDKEFVERAVEELANLIETSREQSK, encoded by the coding sequence ATGGGCAAGACGATCGCCATACTGGCAACTTTGGACACCAAGGGTGCAGAATGCGGCTGCCTCAAGGGAGAGATTGAGCGTCTGGGCGCGTCGGTCCTGCTGCTCGACATGGGTGTCGTCGGTGACAGCGAAATTGAAGCCGATATTTCCAATTCAGAGATTGCTGAGAAGGGTGGTACCCCGCTTACCCGTCTGAGGCAGGATCCATCACGCGACCGCGCCGCAGAGGTAATGATCAAGGGGGCAAGCCACATTGTTCTCGATCTGATCAGCAATGGAAAAATCGACGGCCTCATCAGCCTGGGTGGAACCCAGGGCACCAACAACTGCTGTCAGGTCATGCAAGCACTCCCATACGGATTTCCGAAAGTCATGCTGTCGACCATGGCGTCGGGAGACACATCTGGTTATGTCGGGATAAAGGACATCACGATGATGTTCTCCGTCAGCGACATTCTTGGCCTGAACCCGTTTTTCCGCCGTATGTTGTCCAACGCGGCCGGTGCTGTGGTGGGGATGGCCGATGCGGACGAGGCAATCGCGTTTGATTCCAGCAAACCCGTCATCGGTATCACCAATCTTGGCGTTTTGACCAAGGGAACCATGCTGGCGATGGAACTCTTTGCTGAGCGGGGCTTTGAGACCATCGTCTTCCACGCGGTCGGCCCCGGCGGCAGGGCCATGGAACAACTGATGCGGGACGGTTTCATCAGCGCGGTTTTCGACTATGCGCTGGGGGACATAACCGACGCCCTTTTCGGAGGGATCCGTGCTGCGGACAAGAACCGTCTGACGGTTGCCGGAGAGCTTGGTCTGCCCCAGGTTGTCGTGCCGGGTGGCGTCGATCACATCGGCATCGTTCTTGACGAACCGCACTCGGTGCCCGAGGCCTACAAGGACCGCCTACACAGCTACCACAACCCTGTCATTCTGGTTCCGCGCACGACGGGCCCTGAGCTTGTCCAGATCATGGAGGAGATCCGGGACCGTCTGGGGACTGCCAAATCGAACACGGTTTTCATGCTGCCAAAAAAGGGGATCAGTAGCTACTCCGTTCCAGGAGGAGTGCTCTTTGACGCGGAGAGCGATGCTATTTTCCACGACGCGGTCCGCGAGTTGCTGCCAAAACATATTCCTCTCATCGAAGTCGAGGCTGCAGCTGAGGACAAAGAGTTCGTTGAACGTGCCGTTGAAGAGCTCGCAAACCTGATCGAAACCAGCAGGGAACAATCGAAATGA
- a CDS encoding FGGY-family carbohydrate kinase: MTSGKQQLYLGLDVGTSGIRAVVSDRKGVCIAGAEDRYLTSAQRLSPTSWVSFCLSVLERLSKDVDLKLIAGLAVDGQSGTVLLCDADGKPLSPAKFYHEEPSEDAKDLLAKALGKGAASLPPTLGRVVDLWTMDRPSTFRVTHQADWIAGQFCGRFDFSDENNALKLGYDPAAKEWVFDPACLPFSAQSLPEVRIPASLAGTLSASMASRTGLSATCKVYTGTTDGMAGFLAASGFADLKPGTAVTSLGTTMVLKAVSPCRVDAGSNGVYSHKLFNHWVAGGASNSGGGVLLKYFAPDQLERLSKQIDPTVSSKLDYYPLTKKGERFPISDPARENSTDPRPSCDVAFLAGLLESIARIERQGYDLLSKKGVPYPAQVRTVGGGSKNLVWNRIRERVLGVPVLTARHSEAAYGAALLASLGGRAR, encoded by the coding sequence TTGACCAGCGGAAAGCAACAGCTCTACCTCGGCCTGGATGTGGGTACCTCCGGCATACGTGCCGTGGTTTCGGATAGAAAAGGTGTTTGCATTGCGGGTGCCGAGGATCGGTATCTCACCAGCGCCCAAAGGCTGTCACCAACGTCCTGGGTGTCCTTTTGCCTCTCGGTGCTTGAGCGATTGTCGAAGGATGTTGATCTGAAATTAATTGCCGGTCTGGCTGTGGATGGACAATCCGGCACGGTCCTGCTGTGCGATGCGGACGGTAAACCTCTGTCTCCGGCAAAATTCTATCATGAAGAGCCAAGTGAAGATGCCAAGGACTTGCTGGCAAAAGCTCTTGGGAAAGGGGCGGCCAGCCTGCCACCAACGCTCGGGCGGGTTGTCGATCTCTGGACCATGGACCGGCCATCAACGTTTCGCGTTACCCATCAGGCTGACTGGATTGCAGGACAGTTTTGCGGCCGTTTCGATTTCAGCGATGAAAACAACGCTCTCAAACTGGGTTATGACCCGGCAGCAAAGGAGTGGGTTTTCGACCCTGCTTGCTTGCCTTTTTCTGCACAATCTCTTCCCGAAGTGCGCATTCCAGCGAGCCTGGCCGGAACACTTAGTGCCAGCATGGCGTCCAGAACCGGCTTGTCAGCAACCTGCAAAGTCTACACGGGCACCACAGATGGAATGGCCGGTTTTCTTGCAGCCAGTGGTTTCGCTGACCTGAAACCCGGGACAGCCGTTACTTCCCTTGGAACCACAATGGTTCTCAAGGCGGTTTCTCCGTGTCGGGTAGATGCCGGTTCAAATGGTGTTTACAGCCACAAACTGTTCAACCACTGGGTGGCAGGAGGAGCAAGCAACAGTGGAGGAGGTGTGCTCTTGAAATACTTTGCGCCAGATCAGCTGGAGAGGCTCTCCAAACAGATCGACCCGACGGTATCTTCTAAACTCGACTATTACCCGCTGACAAAGAAGGGAGAAAGATTTCCTATCTCCGATCCGGCACGAGAGAATAGCACCGATCCGCGGCCGAGCTGCGATGTCGCTTTCCTGGCAGGATTGCTGGAGTCGATCGCCCGGATTGAAAGGCAGGGTTATGACCTGTTAAGCAAAAAGGGCGTTCCCTATCCGGCTCAAGTCAGGACCGTTGGAGGGGGCAGCAAGAACCTCGTGTGGAACCGAATTCGCGAACGGGTTCTGGGGGTGCCGGTTCTGACAGCCCGTCATTCTGAAGCGGCCTACGGCGCAGCATTGCTGGCATCGCTTGGCGGGCGCGCGCGCTGA
- a CDS encoding MerR family transcriptional regulator has product MPTHLFAIGEAARRSGVGIETIRYYEREGIVPKPDRAANNRRLYSLVDIGRLRFLRKCRDLGFKLIDAKTLLELSEQQRTDCQSVKKIAETHRANVQEKIAELSQLDVALRQLTENCSRGRTDCPMLKKLRLVG; this is encoded by the coding sequence ATGCCCACCCACTTGTTTGCGATTGGAGAAGCCGCTCGTCGAAGCGGAGTTGGAATTGAAACAATTCGCTATTACGAACGGGAAGGGATAGTCCCCAAACCTGACCGGGCTGCCAACAACAGGCGGCTTTACTCGCTTGTTGATATCGGCAGGTTGCGTTTCCTGAGAAAATGCCGGGATCTGGGTTTCAAATTGATCGATGCAAAAACGCTGTTGGAACTCTCTGAACAGCAGCGAACCGATTGTCAGTCTGTTAAGAAGATTGCTGAAACGCACCGAGCAAATGTTCAAGAAAAAATCGCTGAGTTAAGTCAACTCGATGTCGCACTGAGGCAGCTGACTGAAAATTGTTCGCGTGGTCGCACAGACTGTCCAATGTTGAAGAAGTTGCGCCTCGTTGGATAG
- a CDS encoding GDCCVxC domain-containing (seleno)protein, translating into MTDQTPVLESTITCPNCGHVEIETMPTDACQWFYECKSCHTVLKPLEGDCCVFCSYATVPCPPIQQGSNCCN; encoded by the coding sequence ATGACAGATCAAACACCAGTACTGGAAAGCACAATCACATGTCCCAATTGCGGACATGTCGAAATCGAAACCATGCCGACCGATGCGTGCCAGTGGTTCTATGAGTGCAAATCGTGTCACACAGTGCTGAAACCACTGGAAGGTGATTGTTGCGTCTTCTGTTCTTATGCGACGGTTCCGTGTCCGCCGATCCAACAGGGAAGCAATTGTTGCAATTAG
- a CDS encoding cytochrome c: MKLSVFFLSGALVVSGVAAAVAHGGATGIVKERMDAMGAMGKVMKSLSAMMRGETEYDASAVRKGAEILQSHSGEALTKQFPEGSIEGPSEAKPEIWSNWEEFSSISGQLELFATALGEAADNGLSKPVAGGTMMSQGGLMGQDTMMGQSGMMGDPSHMQNPELLAQMPVQGLFNMTAQTCSACHTKFRIEKK, encoded by the coding sequence ATGAAACTGTCCGTATTTTTTCTTTCGGGAGCGCTTGTTGTTTCAGGCGTTGCTGCTGCTGTGGCGCATGGTGGCGCCACTGGAATTGTCAAAGAGCGCATGGATGCCATGGGGGCCATGGGCAAAGTCATGAAGTCACTCTCCGCAATGATGCGCGGTGAAACCGAGTATGACGCATCGGCCGTTCGCAAGGGGGCAGAAATCCTTCAAAGCCATTCCGGCGAAGCGCTAACGAAGCAGTTTCCTGAAGGCAGTATTGAAGGGCCTTCAGAAGCCAAGCCCGAGATTTGGTCCAATTGGGAAGAGTTTTCCAGTATTTCCGGGCAGCTGGAACTGTTCGCAACCGCTCTGGGAGAAGCCGCAGACAACGGACTTTCCAAACCGGTCGCCGGGGGCACTATGATGAGCCAGGGCGGCTTGATGGGCCAAGACACCATGATGGGCCAGAGCGGCATGATGGGGGATCCGTCGCACATGCAGAATCCCGAGCTCCTTGCGCAAATGCCGGTGCAGGGGCTCTTTAACATGACAGCGCAAACGTGCTCGGCCTGTCACACAAAGTTCCGCATCGAGAAAAAGTAG
- a CDS encoding AraC family transcriptional regulator, translated as MSGLRDRGQIEQMFELLPDIYFYIKDRECRWVMCNQACLRLLNFRYQAEVVGATEKDFFPPKIAALIEQDDRTVIDTNHRIINRTELIVDESGHLTWVSTNKVPLAGADGEIKGLMGTTRVISRSEQLPDEYQQFSKVIDFIQANVAEKIDIKELAKISCLSDSHFRKRFRMQFRLSPQEFILRTRLQAASKMLISTDESIINVALACGFRDQSYFANQFKKFFEQSPKRYRATWGQK; from the coding sequence ATGTCAGGCCTGCGTGATCGCGGTCAGATCGAACAAATGTTCGAGTTGCTTCCCGATATCTATTTCTACATCAAGGACCGGGAGTGCCGATGGGTCATGTGCAACCAGGCTTGCTTGCGCCTTCTGAACTTTCGGTATCAGGCCGAGGTGGTCGGAGCCACAGAGAAGGACTTCTTTCCTCCTAAAATCGCTGCATTGATCGAACAGGATGATCGAACTGTCATTGACACCAATCACCGTATTATCAACCGGACGGAACTCATCGTGGATGAATCCGGCCACTTGACCTGGGTTTCGACCAACAAGGTTCCGCTTGCTGGTGCCGATGGCGAAATCAAGGGATTGATGGGAACCACGCGCGTCATCTCACGATCGGAACAATTGCCGGACGAGTACCAGCAGTTCAGCAAAGTGATCGACTTCATCCAGGCAAATGTCGCTGAGAAAATCGACATCAAGGAACTTGCTAAAATCTCCTGCCTCTCCGACAGTCATTTCAGGAAGCGGTTTCGCATGCAGTTTCGCTTGTCACCACAGGAGTTCATCTTGCGGACCCGACTTCAAGCAGCGTCCAAGATGCTCATATCCACGGATGAGTCCATCATCAATGTGGCTCTGGCCTGCGGTTTCCGAGACCAGAGTTACTTCGCTAATCAATTCAAGAAATTCTTTGAACAATCCCCCAAGAGATATCGCGCAACCTGGGGTCAAAAATAA
- a CDS encoding cytochrome c codes for MQRKLLFLLCLALIAAGGYFLFGKRSGEPSGEQGQAMVEVVVPPLDGTTKLGERAYNENCASCHGSNAAGQQGIAPPLVHKIYEPSHHADGSFFLAVKQGVRAHHWQFGNMPPVEGLTRRNVELIVAYVRLVQRANGIY; via the coding sequence ATGCAACGGAAGCTTCTGTTTTTGTTGTGCTTAGCTTTAATTGCCGCTGGAGGTTATTTCCTGTTTGGCAAGCGGTCCGGTGAACCTTCGGGTGAACAGGGGCAGGCGATGGTTGAGGTTGTCGTTCCGCCCCTAGACGGAACGACAAAACTCGGTGAGCGGGCTTACAACGAAAATTGTGCCAGTTGCCATGGCTCGAACGCTGCCGGACAGCAAGGCATTGCTCCGCCACTCGTGCACAAGATTTACGAACCGAGCCATCATGCCGACGGTTCGTTTTTCCTCGCCGTCAAGCAGGGAGTTCGGGCACATCACTGGCAGTTTGGGAACATGCCCCCGGTCGAAGGCTTGACCCGGCGGAACGTTGAGCTGATTGTTGCATATGTCCGTCTCGTTCAAAGAGCCAATGGAATTTATTAA
- a CDS encoding alpha/beta fold hydrolase, whose translation MAFFTHKNLQVSYDLHGEGKDILFLHGLAADKAQVKAALEGLSGYRIISVDMPGHGETRLSNNNFSVSEVGFNAYAEVASALLQHLGIRRVVAGGISMGAGIALNLALSHPGLIRALLLVRPAWLDRPARPHLNILEEIGSWLDLLGLEDAEQHLETHPTFNSIKAENPNSASSIKGALTRPQAVEAAGILRALIADQPFQRIEKLGRLSMPALVIGNNADPLHPSRIAREIQGALGEAEYFHAPPRYLAPDEHRTAVVETITRFLSHALQAADA comes from the coding sequence ATGGCTTTCTTCACTCACAAAAATCTGCAGGTTTCCTATGACCTGCATGGCGAGGGAAAAGATATTCTTTTCCTTCATGGTCTGGCAGCTGACAAAGCGCAGGTCAAAGCCGCTCTTGAAGGCTTGAGCGGCTACCGCATCATCAGTGTAGATATGCCGGGACATGGCGAGACCAGGCTCTCAAATAACAATTTTTCGGTGTCTGAAGTGGGTTTTAATGCGTATGCAGAGGTTGCTAGTGCACTTTTGCAGCATCTCGGTATCCGGAGGGTTGTCGCCGGGGGGATCTCGATGGGGGCTGGCATAGCCCTAAACCTGGCCCTATCGCATCCCGGATTGATCAGAGCTCTTCTTCTGGTCCGCCCTGCCTGGCTGGACCGTCCGGCGCGGCCGCACCTGAACATTCTGGAAGAGATTGGCAGCTGGCTGGACTTGCTTGGATTGGAAGACGCTGAACAGCACTTGGAAACACATCCAACGTTCAACTCCATAAAAGCGGAAAATCCAAATAGCGCGTCCTCGATCAAAGGTGCGCTTACGCGTCCCCAGGCCGTCGAAGCTGCTGGCATCTTGAGAGCGCTGATAGCGGATCAACCCTTTCAAAGGATCGAAAAACTCGGTCGTCTTTCCATGCCTGCGCTTGTTATCGGAAACAACGCCGACCCGCTGCACCCTTCCAGAATTGCCCGCGAAATCCAGGGAGCCCTTGGCGAGGCGGAATATTTTCACGCGCCGCCCCGTTATCTCGCTCCTGATGAGCACCGTACGGCCGTTGTCGAAACAATCACCCGATTTCTCAGTCACGCGTTGCAGGCGGCAGACGCCTAA
- a CDS encoding SDR family oxidoreductase translates to MKNRWNEDEAARASNDLELRAYSSRLIGKDPALVLHGGGNTSVKSTEADRFGAQRPVIWVKASGFDLGTMGAEGFTALDLASVTRLAGLEHLSDPDMVNEVARARLDSNAAAASIEAIVHALIPFKFVDHSHADAILTISNSPEGAARFAEIYGDRVLVLPYVKPGFDLALQFRQQIAEKDLSQYEAVILEHHGIFTFSDSARDSYNAMIKVVDEAERYLLDNYGSPRFSREGNEDAVEIARIRRLVSELASFPVISLKSAKVGQDKAKRYGTLLRGGTVTPEHVIHNKPFPALLGDDPEAGLLSFRDDYRGYFDRAGNHSLQMLPPYPHWAISSDGYTRSFGRDLKRASISSDVAETSLKAMYYADKMGGWQGLGEDDLRGLEYWELEQAKLKRQPPPSELTGKIAMVAGAASGIGYACAELLADKGAVVVGLDISPSILGSMNRPGFEGLVCDLTDEDSVAAAFRHTAETYGGLDILVTSAGIFRTGNTIETLEDDNWDQSMAINLSAHRKVLKQAIPFLRHGIEPAVVFIASRNVTAPGAGAAAYSVSKAGLTQLMRVAALELAADGITVNAVHPDAVFDTGLWTEQALATSAARYGLSVEEYKTRNLLKTEITSRDVARAVSAFVDGTLPKTTGAQLPVDGGNDRVI, encoded by the coding sequence ATGAAGAACCGCTGGAACGAAGACGAGGCCGCACGGGCTTCAAACGACCTTGAGTTGCGGGCCTATTCGTCCAGACTGATAGGCAAGGACCCTGCTCTCGTTCTTCACGGCGGTGGCAACACGTCAGTGAAGTCGACCGAAGCCGATAGGTTCGGTGCCCAGCGGCCCGTCATCTGGGTAAAGGCAAGCGGGTTTGACCTTGGAACAATGGGGGCGGAAGGCTTCACCGCCCTGGACCTTGCCAGCGTCACACGATTGGCCGGGCTGGAGCACCTCAGTGACCCCGACATGGTCAACGAAGTGGCACGGGCGCGGCTAGATAGCAACGCAGCAGCTGCCTCGATCGAGGCGATCGTTCATGCACTCATTCCGTTCAAATTTGTCGACCATTCCCACGCGGACGCCATTTTAACGATTTCAAACAGTCCTGAGGGTGCGGCAAGGTTTGCCGAAATCTATGGCGACAGGGTTCTGGTTCTACCCTATGTGAAACCCGGTTTCGATCTTGCACTGCAATTCCGTCAGCAGATCGCTGAAAAAGATCTGTCTCAATACGAAGCGGTCATTCTTGAACACCATGGGATCTTTACCTTCTCCGACAGTGCCCGCGACAGCTACAATGCTATGATCAAGGTTGTCGACGAGGCTGAACGGTATCTACTCGACAATTATGGCAGTCCACGGTTTTCCCGGGAAGGCAACGAAGACGCGGTTGAGATCGCGCGAATTCGACGCCTTGTCAGTGAATTAGCCAGTTTTCCTGTCATATCCCTTAAGTCGGCCAAGGTAGGTCAAGACAAGGCCAAGCGATATGGAACGCTTTTGAGAGGCGGCACGGTCACGCCTGAACATGTGATTCACAACAAGCCCTTTCCGGCTCTGCTCGGCGATGACCCCGAAGCCGGATTACTCAGTTTTCGTGACGATTATCGCGGCTATTTTGACCGCGCCGGCAATCATAGTTTGCAAATGTTGCCCCCTTACCCGCATTGGGCCATCAGCTCAGACGGCTATACGCGCAGCTTTGGCCGGGATCTGAAACGGGCTTCCATCAGCTCCGACGTTGCCGAAACTTCTTTGAAGGCAATGTACTACGCCGACAAAATGGGAGGCTGGCAGGGATTGGGTGAAGACGATCTGCGCGGCCTGGAATACTGGGAACTGGAACAGGCCAAGCTCAAGCGCCAGCCCCCTCCATCTGAATTGACTGGTAAGATTGCGATGGTTGCCGGGGCTGCTTCCGGCATTGGCTATGCCTGCGCCGAATTGCTTGCCGACAAAGGGGCAGTGGTCGTCGGCCTGGACATATCGCCGTCAATTCTTGGCTCCATGAACCGCCCCGGTTTCGAAGGTCTGGTCTGTGATCTGACTGACGAGGACAGCGTTGCAGCAGCTTTTCGGCACACCGCGGAGACCTATGGCGGGCTCGACATTCTGGTAACCAGCGCAGGCATCTTTCGAACGGGCAACACCATCGAAACGCTGGAAGACGACAACTGGGACCAGTCGATGGCCATCAACCTGTCGGCTCATCGTAAGGTCCTCAAACAGGCGATCCCCTTCCTTCGACACGGCATCGAGCCCGCTGTTGTTTTCATTGCCTCGCGAAACGTGACAGCACCTGGGGCTGGTGCAGCCGCCTATTCTGTGTCCAAAGCCGGATTGACCCAGTTGATGCGGGTGGCTGCCCTGGAACTTGCAGCAGACGGCATAACCGTCAATGCAGTGCATCCAGATGCAGTGTTCGATACCGGCCTCTGGACCGAACAGGCCCTTGCGACATCCGCAGCGCGCTACGGATTGAGCGTCGAAGAATACAAGACTCGGAACCTCCTGAAGACAGAGATCACTTCGCGCGATGTTGCCCGTGCTGTCTCGGCATTTGTCGACGGAACATTGCCAAAGACGACGGGAGCACAGCTGCCTGTCGATGGCGGCAACGACCGTGTTATCTAG
- a CDS encoding cytochrome c: MRIWLVGAFSALAIAGAGFAGLYYWPIGKPVKLTTAQGDPQRGAYLARMSGCIACHTDFEGDGKPLAGGLKLPTDFGTFYSPNLTTDRENGIGAWTVEDFAKAVRQGVSPDGDPYYPSFPYPFYAKFSDQDVADLWAAFQTVPPVAKASKVHEMVPPFNVRSGLKVWRGVFLDPEPFRPDPDRSEEWNRGKFIVEGPAHCGACHTPRNLLGARQPELYLHGADKLPDGSKSPPITSASLKEGGWTISSLSYALQTGIMPNGDVFGGSMGEVVRDGTEYLSEADRIAIATYLLERRD; encoded by the coding sequence GTGCGGATTTGGCTTGTTGGCGCGTTCTCCGCTCTTGCGATAGCAGGAGCGGGGTTCGCCGGGCTGTATTACTGGCCCATAGGAAAACCTGTAAAACTTACAACTGCGCAGGGCGATCCGCAGCGCGGCGCCTATCTCGCCCGGATGTCCGGATGTATCGCGTGTCATACGGATTTTGAAGGCGACGGAAAGCCGCTCGCAGGCGGGCTGAAACTACCCACCGACTTTGGCACGTTTTATTCCCCCAACCTGACCACTGACCGGGAAAACGGTATCGGTGCCTGGACCGTGGAAGACTTTGCCAAGGCAGTCCGGCAGGGCGTGTCTCCAGACGGTGATCCTTACTACCCGTCTTTTCCTTATCCGTTTTATGCGAAGTTTTCAGATCAGGACGTTGCCGATTTATGGGCGGCATTTCAAACAGTTCCGCCGGTCGCGAAAGCCTCGAAGGTCCATGAAATGGTTCCACCATTCAATGTGCGGTCCGGTCTTAAGGTTTGGCGCGGTGTATTTCTCGATCCAGAACCCTTTCGGCCCGATCCGGACCGGAGCGAAGAGTGGAACCGGGGCAAGTTCATTGTTGAGGGTCCCGCCCACTGCGGAGCATGTCACACGCCCCGAAATCTCCTTGGGGCCCGGCAGCCAGAGCTCTATTTGCACGGGGCAGATAAGCTGCCTGATGGCAGCAAATCGCCCCCCATCACCAGCGCTTCTCTAAAGGAAGGGGGGTGGACGATAAGCTCACTATCCTACGCCTTGCAGACGGGGATAATGCCCAACGGCGACGTATTTGGCGGCTCAATGGGAGAAGTCGTGAGAGATGGCACAGAGTATTTGTCCGAAGCGGACCGGATAGCCATCGCGACATACCTGTTGGAGAGACGCGACTAA
- a CDS encoding TIGR01459 family HAD-type hydrolase, producing the protein MVADFSNLFVSGLSAVADQYDSFVFDQFGVLHNGTELYPNVLRVLNELKSSGKISLVLTNSGRSAPENYDRLEKLGLAGRLFDGVVTSGDVAVQAILPAYVENHGPRCFNITSASADRLNLSKVRGLALVDTLEACDFVYLSGMSPGLSATWENDLLPNLVAKGAPLLCSNPDNVAPDAQGLTVSPGTIAHAYRDLGGNVQLVGKPHPLIYQWVDRRLAALGCKNPLFIGDSFHHDIVGAERAGFDSLLVLTGIHHAEFELGDFNVSLAKLLSESEFAPTWVAATL; encoded by the coding sequence ATGGTTGCCGATTTCAGCAATCTTTTTGTTTCGGGATTGTCAGCGGTCGCTGATCAGTACGATTCCTTCGTGTTTGATCAGTTCGGTGTATTGCACAACGGCACTGAACTTTATCCCAATGTGTTGCGTGTCCTCAACGAGTTGAAATCGTCCGGCAAGATCTCTCTAGTGTTGACCAATAGCGGGCGAAGTGCGCCGGAAAATTATGACCGCCTGGAAAAACTGGGCCTGGCAGGACGTCTTTTCGACGGTGTGGTCACATCAGGAGACGTCGCTGTTCAGGCAATTCTGCCCGCTTACGTGGAAAACCACGGGCCGCGCTGTTTCAACATCACCAGTGCCAGTGCAGATCGTCTGAACTTGTCGAAAGTGCGCGGGCTTGCTCTCGTCGATACGCTGGAGGCGTGCGATTTTGTATATCTGTCCGGCATGTCTCCTGGCCTGAGCGCCACCTGGGAGAACGACCTTCTGCCGAACCTGGTTGCTAAGGGAGCGCCGCTTCTGTGCAGCAATCCGGACAACGTTGCCCCAGATGCACAAGGGCTGACAGTGAGCCCAGGAACGATCGCCCACGCCTATCGTGATCTAGGTGGCAACGTCCAATTGGTGGGCAAGCCACATCCCCTGATCTACCAATGGGTTGACCGCCGATTGGCAGCTTTGGGCTGCAAGAATCCTTTGTTTATTGGCGATTCCTTTCATCATGACATTGTCGGTGCTGAGCGCGCCGGTTTCGACAGTCTGCTGGTGCTAACCGGCATCCATCACGCCGAATTCGAGCTGGGCGACTTCAATGTCAGCCTCGCAAAACTGCTGAGCGAAAGCGAGTTCGCACCTACCTGGGTTGCCGCAACACTCTGA
- a CDS encoding phosphoenolpyruvate hydrolase family protein — translation MITKRISTAQILSNLQAKVDRRDPIMISSAGSGLVAKLLERAGSDCINTFSGARLRANGMGTMSMMWPILDSNRQTLDYTREDIMPALEGKAFVCACLNANDPLKDMRMVLDDCKRMGVNSVSNIGPSISYVDKDSEIGRVIRSAGISLDNEIEMLRLAREEMDMVSIGLAFTMEDALQIVEQARPHVFCYHAGTTKGGLTGYDKGLTIQETADETEKVYQAARAIDPNVILVAHGAAMETPEDAQFMLDNTSGHGFWTGSSTERLPIERAVSAAAAEFTSLKFNS, via the coding sequence ATGATCACCAAACGCATTTCTACTGCGCAAATCCTCAGCAACCTGCAAGCCAAGGTCGACCGACGAGACCCAATCATGATCTCAAGTGCAGGGAGCGGCCTCGTTGCGAAACTTCTGGAACGTGCGGGATCTGACTGCATCAACACCTTCTCCGGAGCAAGGCTGCGTGCCAACGGGATGGGCACGATGTCTATGATGTGGCCAATCCTGGATTCCAACCGGCAAACACTGGATTACACAAGGGAAGACATCATGCCTGCCCTTGAGGGAAAGGCATTTGTCTGTGCTTGCCTGAACGCAAATGATCCGCTCAAGGACATGCGCATGGTGCTGGACGACTGCAAGCGGATGGGCGTCAACTCCGTGTCCAATATCGGTCCATCAATCAGTTACGTTGACAAGGATAGCGAAATTGGCCGCGTGATCCGAAGCGCCGGTATTTCGCTCGACAACGAAATCGAGATGCTGCGCCTTGCCCGGGAAGAAATGGACATGGTGAGTATCGGCCTAGCGTTCACTATGGAAGATGCACTTCAGATTGTGGAACAGGCCCGGCCACATGTATTTTGCTACCACGCGGGCACCACCAAGGGCGGCCTGACCGGTTACGACAAAGGCCTGACCATCCAGGAAACGGCTGACGAGACCGAAAAGGTCTACCAAGCGGCCCGGGCCATCGACCCTAACGTCATCCTCGTCGCTCATGGTGCGGCGATGGAGACCCCCGAAGACGCTCAATTCATGCTCGACAACACCAGCGGTCATGGCTTTTGGACTGGTTCGTCCACGGAACGGCTTCCGATTGAGCGAGCCGTCAGTGCCGCTGCTGCGGAGTTCACCTCACTCAAGTTCAACAGCTAG